A part of Salvelinus sp. IW2-2015 unplaced genomic scaffold, ASM291031v2 Un_scaffold1735, whole genome shotgun sequence genomic DNA contains:
- the desi1a gene encoding desumoylating isopeptidase 1 — protein sequence MDKNDTTTYSVQLYIYDLSRGMARNLSPIMLGKQLDGIWHSAIVVYGDEFYFGGVGISSCSPGGTMLGSPDTVVELGNTEVTEXIFMDYLSSLGENTYRGDRYRLFEHNCNTFTNEVAQFLTGRKIPSYITDLPSEVLSTPFGQILRPILDSIHIAPPGGNIINGRHS from the exons ATGGATAAAAATgacacaacaacatacagtgtACAACTGTATATATACGACCTGTCAAGAGGAATGGCTCGCAATCTCAGCCCAATCATGTTAG GAAAACAACTTGATGGCATCTG GCACTCAGCCATTGTGGTTTATGGAGACGAGTTCTACTTTGGAGGAGTGGGTATTTCCAGCTGCTCACCG GGGGGAACAATGCTTGGTTCCCCAGACACTGTGGTGGAATTGGGAAACACAGAGGTGACAGAGGASATCTTCATGGACTACCTGTCCTCGCTAGGAGAGAACacctacag AGGCGACAGGTATAGGTTGTTTGAGCACAACTGTAACACCTTCACTAATGAGGTGGCCCAGTTCTTAACAGGCCGGAAGATCCCTTCTTACATCACAGACCTGCCCTCCGAAGTGCTCTCCAC ACCCTTTGGTCAGATACTCCGGCCTATACTGGACTCCATCCACATCGCTCCTCCTGGGGGGAACATCATCAACGGTCGCCACAGCTAA